A genomic region of Pseudoalteromonas rubra contains the following coding sequences:
- a CDS encoding LysE family translocator: MQFESWITFCSIALLATATPGPAALLVSMHSLSFGLKKSMLTVLGNITGLFMMSGLAVLGLSTVILHSSLAFTVIKALGALYLIYLGVKLWRNGLSKLDVNEVSCAKSKALNLYGQGVLVALTNPKAIVFTTALFPQFIVVSEPLFAQFSVLVLSFMSLSVLCLSSYAFVAQRAKSKARNLVSGTWLGKLFGSTFIGAGCFLATTSR; the protein is encoded by the coding sequence ATGCAATTTGAAAGCTGGATAACTTTTTGCTCAATCGCGTTACTGGCAACCGCCACACCCGGGCCTGCGGCTTTGTTGGTGTCTATGCACAGTTTGAGTTTTGGATTAAAAAAGTCGATGTTGACCGTACTGGGTAATATCACCGGGCTTTTCATGATGTCCGGGTTAGCTGTACTTGGTCTGAGCACGGTGATCCTGCATTCGTCACTTGCCTTTACCGTTATTAAAGCCCTGGGCGCATTATATCTGATCTATTTGGGTGTCAAATTATGGCGAAATGGGCTGAGTAAACTAGACGTCAATGAAGTCAGCTGTGCTAAAAGTAAGGCACTCAATTTATACGGTCAGGGTGTCCTGGTCGCGTTAACTAATCCCAAAGCTATCGTTTTTACAACAGCGCTCTTTCCACAGTTTATTGTTGTCTCAGAGCCATTATTTGCTCAGTTCTCTGTGTTGGTTTTGAGTTTTATGTCTTTGTCGGTGTTGTGTTTGTCCAGTTACGCTTTTGTAGCTCAACGCGCAAAGTCTAAAGCACGCAACCTGGTGTCGGGCACATGGCTGGGTAAATTGTTTGGTTCCACGTTTATTGGCGCAGGCTGTTTTCTTGCTACAACCTCCAGGTAA
- a CDS encoding CocE/NonD family hydrolase, with protein sequence MLVAKEAASPLTVPLSDSTLLRATVFLPETDEAKPVILQITPYGRDEATERGEFFRNHGYVFIAVDSRGTGDSQGEFVPFADDGKDAYDIVEWAAKQSFSDGQVATLGGSYRGFVQWSMQKFSPPSLKSMIAIASVYPGKDFPLRNNIFVNYTMSWLNMVSKAGKGASYGGGPWNELYLKQKNNGLAFSELDKLAGNQTTEYQTWLQHPKYDDYWQGFVPNADNYRAINVPILSVTGHYDGDQHGTLLYYLNHQKWGRPEVFDQHYLIMGPWDHGGTRYPKPALGQLQLGERSVLDMKQVYLDWFNWTLKGKDKPRYLKGKISKYIQKAGTWHASKQLAQGHWHTLYLTRTKRPALSASPSVVVDADRRHSHYVYDPMRKVSAPSAFDLSGEAPLWHADGEKLVFDSAELSEDLVLSGQIQARLWLSINVPDTDFHASVFEVCPENKPLLLAFAMKRARYRNGLQKPEMVTPGQPFSLNMDDFNYVSRVLSKGCKLRFVVSSSSWYHQKHYNGESAVAYQTAKDAKVAKVTLWHDNTYVSQLRLPVLETVPASYDGPFPLASKVGKEQ encoded by the coding sequence ATGTTAGTTGCAAAGGAAGCTGCTAGTCCGCTTACCGTGCCTTTGTCGGACAGCACTTTGCTCAGGGCGACTGTATTTCTGCCTGAGACAGACGAGGCGAAGCCGGTTATTTTACAGATCACACCCTATGGCCGGGATGAAGCGACCGAACGTGGTGAGTTTTTCCGAAATCATGGCTATGTGTTTATCGCCGTTGATAGCAGAGGAACGGGTGATTCACAGGGGGAGTTTGTCCCTTTTGCAGATGATGGTAAGGATGCATATGACATCGTGGAGTGGGCCGCGAAGCAGTCATTTAGTGATGGCCAGGTTGCCACTCTGGGTGGCTCGTATCGTGGTTTTGTTCAGTGGTCGATGCAAAAGTTCTCACCGCCGTCCTTAAAATCTATGATTGCCATTGCCTCTGTATATCCAGGTAAGGATTTCCCTCTCAGAAACAACATTTTTGTTAATTACACTATGTCCTGGTTAAACATGGTGTCAAAAGCAGGTAAGGGCGCTTCTTACGGAGGGGGACCTTGGAATGAACTTTACTTAAAGCAGAAAAATAACGGACTCGCATTTTCTGAATTAGATAAATTAGCTGGCAATCAAACTACTGAATATCAAACCTGGTTGCAGCATCCAAAGTATGATGACTATTGGCAGGGCTTTGTACCAAACGCCGATAATTACCGGGCGATCAATGTGCCTATCCTGTCTGTTACCGGGCATTATGATGGAGATCAGCATGGCACTTTGCTTTACTATCTAAACCATCAAAAATGGGGTCGTCCAGAGGTGTTTGATCAGCATTATTTGATTATGGGCCCATGGGATCATGGTGGCACTCGTTACCCAAAACCGGCTCTGGGGCAGTTGCAATTGGGCGAGCGCAGCGTGCTGGATATGAAGCAAGTGTATTTGGATTGGTTTAACTGGACCCTGAAAGGCAAAGATAAACCACGCTATCTCAAAGGAAAGATCAGTAAATATATCCAGAAAGCGGGTACTTGGCATGCCAGTAAGCAGTTGGCACAGGGCCACTGGCACACACTGTATTTAACACGTACTAAGCGGCCAGCGTTATCTGCATCCCCTTCTGTTGTGGTTGATGCCGACCGTCGTCACTCTCACTATGTTTATGATCCTATGCGTAAGGTCAGTGCGCCATCAGCGTTTGATCTTAGTGGAGAAGCGCCTCTTTGGCATGCTGATGGTGAAAAGCTTGTCTTTGATAGTGCAGAGCTTTCCGAAGATCTTGTATTATCGGGTCAGATTCAGGCGAGATTGTGGCTGAGTATCAATGTCCCTGATACGGATTTTCATGCGAGCGTATTTGAAGTGTGCCCTGAGAATAAGCCGTTGCTATTGGCTTTTGCAATGAAAAGAGCCAGGTATCGTAACGGCCTTCAAAAACCAGAAATGGTGACGCCTGGTCAACCGTTTAGCCTGAATATGGACGATTTCAATTATGTTTCACGTGTATTGTCCAAAGGCTGCAAATTACGCTTTGTTGTCTCATCGAGCAGTTGGTATCATCAGAAGCATTATAACGGGGAAAGTGCGGTTGCCTATCAAACCGCTAAAGATGCCAAGGTCGCAAAAGTCACGTTATGGCATGATAACACCTATGTAAGCCAACTACGATTGCCGGTGCTTGAAACGGTACCAGCGAGCTACGATGGGCCTTTCCCTCTGGCATCTAAAGTAGGGAAAGAACAATAA
- a CDS encoding DUF6678 family protein, whose protein sequence is MSKVRAHREKQTKSYQRLDATISRTFSASHMSNAKWVKLLKAVASFEERSYPITYKLVSCEQIRQSRTEPYEEHIDNLWFCEPAFYKEIEWLEFTFDECNELTRLIEALSRIAEFPITKTVTGYRVIGYS, encoded by the coding sequence ATGAGTAAAGTTCGAGCTCACAGAGAAAAACAAACCAAATCATATCAGAGGTTAGATGCGACGATTAGCCGTACGTTTTCAGCCTCTCATATGAGTAATGCAAAATGGGTTAAGCTGCTCAAGGCAGTGGCATCTTTTGAAGAGCGTAGCTACCCGATCACATATAAATTAGTAAGTTGCGAACAAATCAGGCAATCCCGGACGGAGCCTTACGAAGAACACATTGATAATCTTTGGTTCTGTGAGCCTGCGTTTTATAAAGAGATTGAGTGGCTGGAATTCACTTTTGACGAATGCAATGAGTTGACTCGCCTGATTGAAGCACTTTCCAGGATCGCCGAATTTCCAATTACTAAAACGGTAACGGGATATCGGGTCATAGGATATTCATAG
- a CDS encoding VanZ family protein: protein MHKLVSFVAISFFLFIVWVIYLANTGQDSIFFDLVRSIPNGDKLGHIGLFGTLTVLFIVSFKFRSLVFGKVHIYYGAVIVLTLVCLEELSQAFISARTFDLFDMVANIVGILSGTVICHVGKMRFAQTE from the coding sequence ATGCATAAACTAGTATCCTTTGTCGCAATAAGCTTTTTTCTGTTCATTGTTTGGGTTATCTATCTGGCAAATACTGGGCAAGACAGCATCTTCTTTGATTTGGTAAGATCAATCCCTAATGGAGATAAACTTGGTCATATCGGTCTGTTTGGTACTTTGACAGTTCTATTTATTGTTAGCTTTAAATTTAGAAGTTTAGTATTCGGCAAAGTGCATATTTATTATGGTGCAGTGATAGTTTTGACTTTGGTATGTCTGGAAGAGTTAAGTCAGGCATTTATATCCGCACGTACATTTGACCTGTTTGATATGGTCGCAAATATAGTAGGTATATTATCCGGCACAGTCATTTGCCATGTGGGCAAAATGAGATTTGCACAAACAGAGTAA
- a CDS encoding Coq4 family protein: MNKYKVVENLIGWSVPFLNLFRRPEPWPYKLDDLLYLDQGTLGEELHQFLQSRNLGYLPKYEEHDAYHALLGYGTTVTEELKLQSFMWGNKNATFAGKILFILGYILFPSKHDEFRQEIKRGMRARPLCEFDIASMIPLQLDELRRDLCIN, translated from the coding sequence ATGAATAAATATAAAGTCGTAGAAAATCTAATCGGGTGGAGTGTCCCATTTCTTAATTTATTCAGAAGGCCAGAACCTTGGCCCTATAAGCTTGATGATCTGCTTTACTTGGATCAGGGGACATTGGGCGAGGAGCTGCATCAGTTTTTACAATCTCGGAATTTAGGCTATTTACCTAAATATGAGGAACATGACGCATATCATGCACTTTTGGGCTACGGCACCACGGTTACAGAGGAGTTGAAATTACAATCATTTATGTGGGGTAACAAAAATGCTACTTTCGCGGGGAAAATACTGTTTATTTTGGGCTACATACTTTTTCCATCAAAACATGATGAATTTAGACAGGAAATAAAACGCGGGATGCGGGCGAGGCCATTATGCGAATTCGATATTGCTTCAATGATCCCACTACAGTTAGATGAACTGAGACGTGATTTATGCATAAACTAG
- a CDS encoding CPCC family cysteine-rich protein has protein sequence MCEKKFTCPCCGYKSLELEPPGTFTICEVCDWEDDNVQFHDPDYEGGANLYSLRQAQYKYSEGYRARLHKPAFKKDSSWVQLAKVPEVEAGG, from the coding sequence ATGTGTGAAAAGAAATTTACGTGTCCCTGTTGTGGTTATAAAAGCCTGGAATTAGAGCCTCCGGGGACATTTACAATCTGTGAAGTCTGTGACTGGGAAGATGACAACGTGCAGTTTCATGATCCAGATTATGAAGGGGGTGCAAACTTATACAGCCTTCGGCAAGCTCAATATAAATATTCAGAAGGATATCGGGCGAGGCTCCACAAACCGGCATTTAAAAAAGACTCCAGCTGGGTGCAGTTGGCCAAAGTACCAGAAGTTGAGGCAGGTGGCTGA
- a CDS encoding integrase core domain-containing protein, with protein MKLEFIQLSSLYQNGFVEPFNCSYREQVLDLYLFDLLQQVREITDEWLEIYNYERPHDAPGDRYQLATLMLHNSTSELY; from the coding sequence TATCCAGCTAAGTAGTCTTTATCAAAACGGTTTTGTGGAGCCTTTTAATTGTAGCTATCGAGAACAAGTATTAGATTTGTATCTGTTCGATTTACTACAACAAGTGCGCGAAATCACAGATGAATGGTTAGAAATATACAATTATGAAAGGCCTCACGATGCGCCGGGGGACAGATACCAGTTGGCCACCTTGATGCTGCATAATTCTACTAGTGAGCTTTACTAA